Below is a window of Streptomyces sp. NBC_01429 DNA.
CTGGCGGGCCAGAAGAAGCTCGACCTCTCGCACGTGCGCGGGCTCGTCCTCGACGAGGCCGACGAGATGCTGGACCTGGGCTTCCTGCCCGACGTCGAGCGGATCATCCAGCTGCTGCCGCCCAAGCGCCAGACGATGCTGTTCTCCGCGACCATGCCGGGCGCGGTCATCGGCCTCGCCCGCCGCTACATGTCGCAGCCCACGCACATCAGCGCGACCTCGCCCGACGACGAGGGCGCCACCGTCGCCAACACGACGCAGCGCGTCTACCGCGCGCACTCCATGGACAAGCCGGAGATGGTCGCGCGGATCCTCCAGGCCGACGGCCGCGGACTCGCGATGATCTTCTGCCGTACGAAGCGCACGGCGGCCGACATCGCCGACCAGCTCGCCCAGCGCGGCTTCGCCTCCGGCGCGGTCCACGGCGACCTGGGCCAGGGCGCCCGCGAGCAGGCGCTGCGCGCCTTCCGCAACGGCAAGGTGGACGTGCTGGTCTGCACGGACGTCGCCGCGCGCGGCATCGACGTCGAGGGCGTGACGCACGTCATCAACTACCAGTCGCCCGAGGAGGAGAAGACCTACCTCCACCGCATCGGCCGCACCGGCCGGGCGGGAGCGTCCGGTACGGCGGTCACGCTGGTCGACTGGGACGACATCCCGCGCTGGCAGCTGATCAACAAGGCGCTCGACCTCGGTTTCCCGGACCCGCCGGAGACGTACTCCACGTCCCCGCACCTCTTCGAGGAGCTGTCCATCCCGGCCGGCACCAAGGGCGTCCTGCCGCGCGCCGAGCGCACCCGCGCCGGGCTCTCGGCCGAGCAGGTCGAGGACCTGGGCGAGACGGGCGGCCGCGGCCGCAAGTCCGCCGCGGCGCCCGCCCCCGCCGTACGGGAGGAGCGCCCCGCGCGCACCCCGCGCCAGCGTCGCCGCACCCGTGGCGGAGCCGCGCCGGACGCGGCCGCCACGTCGGCGCCCGTATCGACACCGGCGCCCGTATCGGCACCGGTGACCGAGCCCGAGCCGCAGTTCCAGACGGCCGTGCCCATGGACGTCGTCCCGGAGAGCGCCGAGCCGCGCACCCCGCGCCGCCGCAGGCGCACCCGTGCCGCCGTGGTCGAGCTGCCGCAGACGGTCACGGAGCCCGCGCCGTCGGAGCCGGAGGCCGAGACGGAGGCCCCCAAGCCGCGCCGTCGACGCACCCGCGCCGTGAAGCCCGCGGCCGAGCCGGCCGCGACGGCCGAGAGCGCCGCCGCCGAGGCCCCGGCCGAGGAGCCCAAGCCGCGCCGCCGCACCCGCGTCACGAAGCCCAAGGCCGACGCGGTCGCCGCGCCGGAGGCCGCGGGTGCCGACGCGGACGGCGAGGCCCTGCCGAAGCCGCGTCGCCGCCGCGCCCGTACGGCGACGACGGCGTCCGAGCAGGACTGACCGCACGGCGCGGCACCGCACGCACCGCCGATGGCCCGACTCCCCCGCACGGGGGTGCCGGGCCATCGGCGTACCCGGGCACGGGCGCGCCGAGAGCGTCGTTAGCCTCGTCGTATGAGCAGGCCGCCGACCTTCACCCCGCCGCCCTGCGCGCGTGCGCGCACCCTCACGACCCGCCGCGGGCGGTTCGCCGTGCTGGACGGGCGGCCCGACGGGGAGCCCCGGGGCACCGTGCTGATGCTGCCCGGGTTCACCGGTAGCAAGGAGGACTTCATCGCGCTGCTGGAACCCCTGGCGGCGGCGGGCTACCGCGCCGTCGCCGTGGACGGGCGCGGACAGTACGAGACGGACGGCCCGGACACCGAAGAGGCTTACGCACAGGGCGAGTTGGCGGCCGACGTGCTGGCGCAGACCGAGGCGCTGGGCACCTCCGTACATCTGCTCGGACACTCACTCGGCGGGCAGATCGCCCGCGCGGCCGTCCTGGTCGACCGCGGCCCGTTCGACACGCTGACGCTGATGTCCTCGGGGCCCGCGCGGGTCACGCGGACGCAGCGGGAGCGGGTGAAACTGCTGAGCGACGCGCTCATGACGATGCCGATGGAGCAGCTCTGGGAGGTCATGCGTTCGATGGATCCTCCGGAGGAGACCCCGGTTGACGGCGCCGACCTGCGCGCCCGCTGGCTGCGGACCCGGCCGGCCCAGCTGATCGCGACCGGACGGCAGCTGAGCCGGGAGCCCGACCTGGTGGCCGAGCTGGCGGCCGTGCCACGGCTGCCCACGCATGTGATCTCCG
It encodes the following:
- a CDS encoding DEAD/DEAH box helicase; the protein is MTLPVALSGKDVIGQAKTGTGKTLGFGLPLLERVTVPADVEAGRAGPEQLTNAPQALVVVPTRELCQQVTNDLLTAGKVRNVRVLAIYGGRAYEPQVEALKKGVDVIVGTPGRLLDLAGQKKLDLSHVRGLVLDEADEMLDLGFLPDVERIIQLLPPKRQTMLFSATMPGAVIGLARRYMSQPTHISATSPDDEGATVANTTQRVYRAHSMDKPEMVARILQADGRGLAMIFCRTKRTAADIADQLAQRGFASGAVHGDLGQGAREQALRAFRNGKVDVLVCTDVAARGIDVEGVTHVINYQSPEEEKTYLHRIGRTGRAGASGTAVTLVDWDDIPRWQLINKALDLGFPDPPETYSTSPHLFEELSIPAGTKGVLPRAERTRAGLSAEQVEDLGETGGRGRKSAAAPAPAVREERPARTPRQRRRTRGGAAPDAAATSAPVSTPAPVSAPVTEPEPQFQTAVPMDVVPESAEPRTPRRRRRTRAAVVELPQTVTEPAPSEPEAETEAPKPRRRRTRAVKPAAEPAATAESAAAEAPAEEPKPRRRTRVTKPKADAVAAPEAAGADADGEALPKPRRRRARTATTASEQD
- a CDS encoding alpha/beta fold hydrolase: MSRPPTFTPPPCARARTLTTRRGRFAVLDGRPDGEPRGTVLMLPGFTGSKEDFIALLEPLAAAGYRAVAVDGRGQYETDGPDTEEAYAQGELAADVLAQTEALGTSVHLLGHSLGGQIARAAVLVDRGPFDTLTLMSSGPARVTRTQRERVKLLSDALMTMPMEQLWEVMRSMDPPEETPVDGADLRARWLRTRPAQLIATGRQLSREPDLVAELAAVPRLPTHVISGEHDDTWPLPLLDEMAERLGARRTVITGALHSPNTDRPRETAAALTEFWDAHPSYGNAPGAY